One part of the Haliotis asinina isolate JCU_RB_2024 chromosome 2, JCU_Hal_asi_v2, whole genome shotgun sequence genome encodes these proteins:
- the LOC137272196 gene encoding carbohydrate sulfotransferase 6-like isoform X2: MIRCGRLMKLLMFLAVGLALTLYVKQTQYRYLPTTEGVLESVSAGNLTIENTEKRIKTTGKKTMVVLLTYMRSGSTFTGDVIQNHPDVFYVFEPLHSIERLHKGKVNLMFLNESLPTRVPSVSQKTLENFLTCNMRGIDLYTLSQRHMSNSIDTRDYHNCRKRKSGVLGTLDCLPVLEQSCVRSRVSCVKTIRFNMTDMRYLMNKHENIKVIHLIRDPRATLRSQKNVGQISFDGLDMHAEKFCQRVKRDLDVSSEIKPFYPGRILTVRYEDLAEKPFMTTKQIYRFLGLNITVSIQGYVQNITSASGNICRRNALCTNKNSTEILSKWRTILSYSQVAVIDKICEPLYNVMGYLPATEHSLRNLSVPMYTTLLKD, translated from the exons ATGATCCGATGCGGGCGACTTATGAAACTACTGATGTTTTTGGCTGTCGGCCTGGCTTTAACCCTTTATGTGAAGCAAACACAGTATA GATATCTTCCGACGACTGAGGGTGTGCTCGAGTCAGTGTCAGCGGGAAATCTAACGATTGAAAACACAGAGAAAC GCATTAAAACCACAGGAAAGAAGACGATGGTAGTTCTTCTGACGTACATGCGCAGCGGGTCCACATTCACCGGTGATGTCATCCAGAACCATCCGGATGTCTTCTACGTGTTTGAACCACTTCACTCTATAGAGCGTCTCCACAAGGGAAAAGTGAATCTTATGTTCCTCAATGAGAG CCTTCCGACAAGAGTGCCTTCAGTATCACAGAAAACACTTGAAAACTTCCTGACCTGTAACATGCGTGGCATTGACCTTTATACCCTGAGTCAGCGTCACATGTCCAACAGCATTGACACACGTGACTACCATAACTGCAGGAAACGGAAGTCTGGGGTCCTAGGAACCCTGGATTGCCTTCCTGTGTTAGAACAGTCTTGCGTCAGGTCTCGTGTATCATGTGTTAAAACCATCAGGTTCAACATGACAGACATGAGGTACCTCAtgaacaaacatgaaaacataaaagtTATTCACCTGATACGGGATCCGAGGGCCACACTGAGGTCTCAGAAAAACGTGGGACAGATCTCGTTTGATGGCTTGGACATGCATGCGGAGAAGTTCTGTCAGAGAGTGAAACGGGATTTGGATGTTTCTTCAGAGATAAAACCATTTTACCCAGGACGAATTTTGACCGTTCGATATGAGGACTTAGCCGAAAAACCTTTCATGACGACAAAACAGATATATAGATTCCTCGGCTTAAATATAACTGTCAGCATTCAAGGTTATGTCCAAAATATAACTAGTGCCAGTGGCAACATCTGTAGAAGAAACGCCTTATGCACCAACAAGAACTCCACGGAAATTCTTTCCAAATGGCGGACAATTTTGTCGTACAGTCAAGTGGCTGTTATTGATAAGATCTGCGAGCCTCTGTACAACGTGATGGGTTATCTACCCGCTACCGAACACAGCCTTCGGAATCTCAGTGTTCCCATGTACACAACTTTACTGAAGGACTGA